From the Hordeum vulgare subsp. vulgare chromosome 1H, MorexV3_pseudomolecules_assembly, whole genome shotgun sequence genome, the window GTGTAAGAAGTACTTCTACTGGTTCATGCACCTAGCCACCATGAGTGCCACTAAGTTGGGAATGTTAAAGGAAAACCCCTGGTTATTGTGTTTAAGAATATGAGGAAGAACCACATCGGCACAAATTCTTTCTATGGATTGCCTATAGGGGCAGATTGAACACCAAGGACAATATGACAACTAAAACCTCCAGTCAAACCCATGCATGATGTGCCCAGCGCTGGAGTACATCCATCATATGCTGCAGAAATGCTCAATGGTTTTGACGAAGTTAAATGTCCAACAAACAGCCCTTCGAGAACCACCATATGATGGACGGTTAGGAGGGCAGTGGTACCCCCACCCACGTGCCTATAGCGTGCTTCTCAAACGCAAAGAAAAGCCCTCCAGTCAAGCAACATTATCTACTTTGTTGACCAGGTGCAACAAGAAGGATCCTCCCCAATTTGCTTTGCAGTATATGCCCTTAAGTATACTCAGTGACACTAATGCTGCACGCTCGAATCTGCTGAACAATATCGCTACTGAGCTGCATATACATGAGAATACAGACATCCTGATTATGAACACGCATGCAAATCAAAATGGTATGCACATGAAGATTGACAGCTTGTTCACAGTAACATAAAAGGTTCACAGACTACTCAACAGCAAAGAAAATATGAAGGTTCAAGGCTAGTTCGTTCAACTGATACAGAGAATTCAAACTACGTAGTAGATAAAAATCGCAACACGTCCTAGCGGTTATTCACAGCTCGGAAGCGAGATATGATGGCATCGTCCTTCACTTGCCCAAAGGTTTCTCGCTCAAGACATGTAACCAAGCAATCATTCGCGCATTGCTCCGACAGCTTGTTCTCCGCCTTATTGTTCACGTAATTCACTGAAGATAGGTCCCTCTCATCACTGGCGGTCCCTACAGGAAGGATTAGCGCCAACCTGAGAAGCCTGTAGACAATGTTGTAAACACGGTCCTTCCTTGTTTCAACAAGCTTGATAGAAAGCTCCGCAAGAGTCTTCACTTCTCTAAACCTTTCGTCTAGACGCAGATCATCAACGAAGTTTGAAAGTTGGAAGGGAAGATGCAACAACTCACACTGTGAAAAATCCTCGGGATAAAAGTTGGCAAGCTTAACCAGCTTTTCCTCATCATAAGCAGCAAATGAGTTGACGGGATTGAATGCTGCCATGCAAATCAGTAACTCCGTGTTGACCTCATCAAACATGCCATCAAGTTCTCGAAGTTGACTACCAATGACATCCAAAAACATATCAACGTGGTAGTAATGAAGATTCGTGGCCTTTTCGTAGAACTTTGGAGATCTCCCGACCGGGTCATACAAACCATGCATGTCCACAAGTTCGATGTCATGTTTCACACAAAAAGAGGTGACCTTCTGAAGAAACCTTTCCCATTCACCATCTTCCTGCAGTAACTGCAACCGTTTCTTTGTCACGCTAACAAGATCGATGGCATTAACAATATCTTGATCCCTCTTTTGTAAAGCACTGCATAAGTCATCCGTATACTCAAATATGGTTTGCAGCAAGTGTGCTATAAAGACAAACTCAAATGTCTCGAATGCATAAGACACCTGTTGAGCTCGTAGTGATTTTATGCCACTGTGCTCATCCCCAATCATACAGAGAATTTCCCAAATTGCAGGATATAAAGAGATAACATGCATCACATTTTCATAGCGAGATCCTCGAGGAGTATCACAAGGCGTTCCCAGGCTCTCTCGATCAAGACCATATTCAGCTTCAGTTTCTTCCAATTCAAATGTTTCGATGATATACTCAGCTTGAGCTACTCCAAGCATTCGTATCTTTTCGCAGCACATCACAAGAAAATCCATCAAATATTGAAGGTGATAAAAGAACCAACCACCGTGAACATTCTGCTTAGCAACAGCAACCATATTTACCTGAAGTTGATGGGCAAAGCAATGAACATAATAAGCAGAAGGGGCCTCGTCCACAATTAGTTTCTTCAGACGATTATCATAACCCTTCATGGCACAAGCCGCATCATATCCCAGCCCACGGACCCTAGAAAAGCTCAGAGAGTGTGACGTAAGCAGATTCTGAATTGTTGTTTTAATTGTCAAAGGGGTAGTGTCTTCAACTCCGACGATACCGAGGAGCCTTTCCACTGCCATTCCTTTTGTACCAACATAGCGCAGGCAAATGGCCAATTGTTCCTGTTGTTCCACATCGCGAGATTCATAAACAAGCACCGAGAAATAACCATCACCAAGATCTTCGATGATGAGCCTAGTCGTTTCTTTGGCACAAGCGTTGATGACCTGCTCCTGTGCCTTTTGGTCCAACAGCTCGCTGCTTCTTGGAGCATCCTTCAGATCCACCCTTTTAACTCCTTCAATATTTTCCGCCAGCCAATCCACAAGCTCAAGAAAATTCCCTGCATTACCTTCATTTTCAAGATGTCCATGGACTGGCAAGCCTTGCTGTAAGATGAACCTCAGGCAGTGGACAGAAGTGGTCAAATGGGACAGATATAAAGCCTCGGCCTCGGCCTGCAACTGCTTAGCGTTTGAGGCAATGGACTCGTCGTCACCAGATTTATCATCGTCCGGTACCACCTGCAGCCCGTCTGATGGGGAAGGGTTGCCTTGGTTCCGAGACCGGCTTTCAACTATAATCGGTGCGGGTTTTGGCGTTGAGGTGGAGGCAACCTTGCTTTTCTTGGAAGCTCTGTCCCACAACGTTTTCAAGTCCATGCTCTTCTTCATTTCTCACAGTCCCGCGGAGCCTCTAAATCTTTGATACCTGCACTGAAAAATGTGGCGAGAAAGAGAGCGATCAACTCACCAGCTGATCGTTCGAACATTCACAAGTTCTACTCGACAACTCCGATTAGAAACTGGGAACTGGAAGATAGATTGGGGAACTCACGGCACGGCTGATTGGGAATTTGGCGAGTGGCGTCCGGTGGCCGCACCCGCAATGCTTCCCGCTGGCTGGCTGTGTGGAAGGTCGCGCCGCGCTACCGATTCCGTCGTCGGGGGCGTCGGGGGCAAGCTGTAGGGGGGAGCCGGCGGCGCGCGACGTGCTACAGTTGGAGGGAAGCCGTCGGATGGCTTTGCGCCGCCTGCTCGTCTcgcgcctctctctccctctctctggcgCGTGCGTAGACCTGGCCAAACGGGCAGGCCCGGCGGCCTGGCATGGCACGGCCCGTTCATGCACGTTTATTAGTCAGCCATGCCGTGCCGGTCCGTTGGCTGCGTCTCTAGGCTCAGGCACGATTCGATTATTAAACGAATCGACATGTTGGCCCGATTAGCACATTGGGTCGCGTTTTTAGCCTCATGAGCTTATTTTTAACCCTGTTGGgtcatattttttatatatattaaaaaaatctaaaaatatatattaaaaaacaGGTCGTGCCGTGTCGACCCGCGTGCCCAGCCTCCAGGTCCAGACACGGCCCGAGGCGTGCTTCGTGCCGGGCCGGGCCCGTGTCGTGCCAGGCACGCGGGCTGTTGGGCCGGCCCATTTActcggcccgtttggccagatcTGGTGGGCTCGTTCAAGCCAGGCCGAGCAACATAACTGCAAGACAGGAGTTGTGCCAAACCTAAAAGTACAGGAGAATGCGTCCCGTTCTTTAGAAAGAGGCCTGGTTTGCTCAACACTTCTGCATTTTGgtgagttgtgtgttgaactaCTAATCACTAGAATATTTGTACGTTGTTTCAAGCTATAATGCATATAAATGAATCAAACAAATGATTAAGGTCATCTTTAAAATTAAAGCTTATTTTTTCCTCATATGTCCGAGCATATACGGGTGCCCACGAGTCTTACAAAAAATTCAACCATATAGACGGTTAGGGCTCCCCCAAATCCAGTTCATATGTGATGGAGAAATGGGGTAGTCCATACTATCCGCTATGTTATCTCCAACACACGGGTCCTACACAAAAACCCACTCCGTGATGCATCCTTTCCTTTTCCTGTCGTACAGTCCCTTTTCCGCTCAGTTATTCACCATAGCAGGAGATTTCTCGAGCTCTCTCCTTTAAAACCAAATGACTCCCACCTCACCTTCATCATGGGTCTATAGTGGCAAAGAAATGCATGCGCATTACTACGGGCAAAGGCGAGAAATGCCACAAGCACGTTACAACACGCGCTAAAGTTCCTCTTCCATATCCCACATTTCCATTGACCACTCTGATTTCCAGGTATGCTTGAGTTTTGATGGTCAAATGAAAGGCCAAATTAAAGCACTTTCAGATAGAAGTAAATCATATGATGTAAGAGTTAGATGTATTTTTTTAAAAACTATAAGAAACGTCATGTTGGGTCAACGAATCCGTTTCTTCGATGTAATCTCATAAATAATGCAAGAGAGCCACGATGGCCTTTCTTCGATGACAATTAATTAGTTTAAAGCAAAGTTAAGAATaaagctcacaaacagctaaaatGAAACACAAACGCTAAGAAGGTGCAAAATCTTGTAtagaaaaaaagaataaactctttttttaaaaaaaatagaccATCTTAAATAACATCCAGCAAAAACCCTTTAAAATAGCATGTCCCCCACGTGTAGGACCTGGGACGTCACCACCCGTCGCTCTGCGACGTTGCGTCACCATCTCCGTCATGAGGAACGACCGAGAAGCTCGGGCATGGGTGAATGGAGTGGATATCATCGCCTCCGTCATGACAAATGACCGAGAAGCTCAGACATGGTTAAATGGAGCGAATCCAGACGTCACATCTGAGGAACATCTCCGCCCATGCGCTGGCCCAGGGCTGCCACTATCACCTACTGCTCCGAGATGTTGTGGTCGCCACCATTGTCACTCACTGCTTCACGATGCCGCTATGGCCACCACCACCGTGCGAAATGCTTGAGAAGTTATTCTTcattttattattgcttgctatatTATTTTGAGTTCAACAATTGTCATAGTCGAATTTTATATTCTATGGCAAATCATTTAGTTCCAAGAAACACAAAGAAGTTTAATCGACAATAATTCTATTATTTTCATACATGAAATTTCATATTCACCGGCTGCCCCCTTTgtaagagcatatttctccatgtctggttttggtaattgatgacaatccctatggactaatggttgccttgagttatatacgaaatatttgtccataagaacttcttgaagtccatctgttggtttcaaggagtttatatggtgaccaaggtggtattcaaggttttatccaaagattggtcatgtgagagttgagcttattgtaagcatgtcttgaagaagaagattgtgtgagcattcatgtttaccttcaagacatcatctttatgaagagagaagataagatacaagtttgatcaagactaagtcgaagagtgaatcaagttgatcaacacacaaagcgtacaagatgtactaagagggatcaagtgatcacatagtatggtaagcattgtccattacgctttatgtactaacccatggtctacgtgAGAGTTCTTTGTGGGGCTAGGTatatttccatgggcttgcatcaagaggaatatCCCATACAACCCGTGgatgatgacatcaagtggtgatcgtcatcaaggttgcggtgtgcaagttcaagtgaagcataacaaagagatcatgcttgaagcttgccatccattgtggtgacaatggattTGTGAAGATGTACCAAAGAGTAGCTCAACCATAGTGGAgtattgtaatgccccaagagtgtaacttgccatatttggaaccttcttgtatgtgggtccatcttgtcattgcaatgagagcatattgcatgtgttatttcatgtgtcaccttgtcatgTTTCCTTTTTCATGCATGCATCCTTGTCATTCCATGTCTTGTGTTTGTTATTCTTGTGATTGTTGAGGTGTGCCATGTGATGATGTGAGGTGATAGTAGATGAGATGATGGTGGGTGTTGTTTGTTAGTAGGAAGCTTTGTGGTTGGCACTAGGGTTTCAAAAACCTTCTTCCTCTCAttatctcaagcccaatatttacttgccccatccctatttcaaaaatgcccatgatttagtattatttgtggtggatgtgaggcTATGTTTTGTTGTTTGAAACTaacttttaaaggtgcaaatattcacaaaacagatcaagcaaattctgttttgtaaatatttatttgctccaaatatttcttttccactttattcaaataggtcataattccttatgaccaggggtatttttgccTTTTTTAGCATCACAGGTTAGCCCGTGTAATTATTTCTTTTCTGGTGTTGGTTTTAATtaagaaaccccagtgggtttctttCCCATTATCTGTCGCCAACTTGGGCTACTCACCCCCTCCCGTGGCCCAACACTCCCTCTCTGTTTCCTAGCGACAGCCCAAGCGCGCACGACCTCCTTCTTCCTGACACCGCCGTTGCCATGTGCTGCTTTCCGTCAGACTCCAGAGAGAGATCGAGAGAGTTGACGGTGCCGTCCCATCCGCGGCCCCCATAtagccttggcgtccgtgcccctgTGCCTAGGGTTCCGTGCTTTCCCCTCCTTGCGCTGCCACttcctccctccatctcctcctttctCCCAAGGTAAGCTCTATAGATCCggctagcagagagagagagagagagagagagagagagagagagagagagagagagagaagtagccGCCGTCGTCCTCCGCGCACCCCTCGCCTCCGGCGCCGGACAGCATGTCCGGGAGCGCGAGGAAggcgcccgcgctccattcccgtcctcggtgaggccggtgagcgaccacaccgacgggcaGCTCCACGTCTCCGGCGCGTTCCCGGCAAACTCCTGCCCCTACTTCGGTTCTGCAGCAGGACTTCTTCAGTTCGTCTTCGTTCATCTCCAGGCGGCTCCTTCCTCGGATCGACCTCTTCTTCTTCCGCAGGGTGAGCCTagctcttcctcccttcccccttcgTTAGATCCGGCGATGATCGTTGCCGTGCTTCTCTGATTAGAGAAGAGAACTGTCGGCCATGGATGTTCTTGTGTGGTGTGCTCGGTTCGGTCGACTCAGGGGATCGACTTCCATCGTGGTAGAAGCAGTAGCCGTAGGTGTACCCCCCTCTTTGGCGCAGCAGTAGAGCAGTATACAGCTTCGACGAtcgttgttggggatattgcttattaagtgacccgccgaatatgggccgggttacttgtaaggcgattcatcctttagggctagttgggcctcagcctgggcggttcaaagtcgcaggatggttatgatttgtggaaggtctccgggttttgcaggacggcgacttagagaccgcggtggtcatgatttgtaaaggggaagggactcttgtaaaccctagggcttcgacctatatataaaggcgagtctggagggggagaggtaggttagaaatcatcgagtactaggtttaggcgagttacgccttccttgtaatcgaatccatatcaatacacacaaaagcaggacgtaggctattaccttctctcgaggggccgaacctgggtaaatcgccgtgtctctcccgcttaacccctttgagtcgccaccaaggtgcgatggctccagtatcaagtcctttcacgaggacatctgccgtgacaaaaccacgacagttggcgcccaccgtggggcctgcgcacggtggagttgagttctcaaagggagccctaccagggtctgggagttatgcggtggcgctcatgacttggagccgacgcggcatagcctacatcgacaaccggcgatggggacctgaagcaaattctctcgaatcaggctacagggtccccttcggcaagatcaacgtcttcatcggcatgatcgggtcatctgttcctgagccggacatctcctccgacaccgtcgagccggccaggtacgttcatccagtcgtaacccggaatctgacccacccggtctttgtggatttcacgcaggggtcggaggagccagagcacgcggcggctcaggaggttacccccatcaactctgacgatgaatcatccatgggtgattccgattccatccagtccctccacggagacggtcttgggggcttgtcattggccatggatccggaaatcctcgatcgaacccgccgccagatcgccatctacatggctggggcgactcaacccgcacagaatcccgccggaggcgatggaaccggcgggacgtccagaagtgcgtcagcagtcctggtggatttagcggcggaaatcacaagactaatgtcaacccccctcacgccagagaaccaagaagagataaatgcggagttagcaaaactgagggaggcggtggcaaaggcccatcaggatgctgagacggagtccgccaggatggaaactcgacaagcccagattacggccgaaaggacgcggttgaacaccgacaattggcggcttgaaagacagcagcgcgcatccgacgccgtccatcagcggaggcaccagggacgcctgccccatgatctcaatccgactcgcctgttcgacactccccaaacacccgggatgggagccgctccaggtggagggctgggccgccctcctaacccgccgattcagccgactgagggtcaaattcctcgtttccgtacccctcgaggccacttctctaacccggtggataacgtgcttgccgcaactcgccatctggagtctctcccgatccacgacaacaccccagctgagatcgaagcaaggaacgccatcgagatgttgaaaacggcggtggtccaaaacgcgcagttctcacacagccccgagcgattgcactccaccccccaggcgagctataccaggggttggccggaggatcagccagccgtaaacagcgccccgcgacacctcccgcaggacaacccgcccgagcggaacccgccgggcagtggtccacccaacattcaagaggctcagactcctcccgcggggaccggaggacgagttggggtgccctgcttgtccctggcccttcgaaacgaaagaatgcccaaggatttcaaagggccaagaaaggtgcctaattacacaccagatctcgaaccaacatcttggatcgaggtctATGAGATcgacatggacatgctcgacgtaaacgaggcggtttgcgccagatatttcaccatgatgctcgagggatcggcgcgcacttggttgaaaaacttaccccccaattctatccagtcctgggccgagttgaatgagcgtttcatcaaaaacttccggggaacctgtaaacggccgatgacaatcgtcgacttgcaacactgcgtgcaacgcccggatgagtcggcgcaccattggtcgcggtgagtcgcggaaattatccattcgtcggatggcatcacggcagcacaagctgtgcttatcctcgagcataactgccactatgagccgctggtccagaaactggggcgactcaaacggaaagttcaggatatgggcgagctaatggataccctcactaggtacgccgaggccgatgataccaaggatcccggtgaggatggtaagggtaactcgcccaagaagggcgattcaatcaaaaaccacacccgcctccaaggccgcaaccgtcacaaccaggggaccaacggcaagcgtaggccacatgaggagccctcggatctggttgccaacaccaacgccaatgacggcaaaaagaagaatcgaggcttcagtgggaaaagaccgcgtaactacgaagagctactcaaaggcccttgcccgcaccacgccacggccgacggcccggcgggccactcttgggagaactgcttcgtgatgcgagaatttcgggccgaggcaatcaagaagagccagagcgaagatccgaaccgtcgccaggaccaactcgccgtgcCCAACCAAagacacaaccccttcggcggttttcccgaacaagaggcacaggggggcccgcagccaggcggcggccagtacccggtgcaccaccaacggcggtataacccgtCGGGAGTttttcagcagccgcccccacagggggctccgcaggaccaggatgaccatgggggcttccgcaacaatcctaaacagctaagcaatgggcagtatcatgttttcaccactaatgcttgcaggcgtgataaaaaggtacatcaccgggcgtacaacgtAATTGAGCCGACAgtccccagatatctccactggtccgaacagaccataacatggagcagagaggatcacccgccgagaatagataacccgggcgacctggcattggtcgtggctccccaagtggggggctacactctatcgaaagtactaatggatggcggcagcaacattaatatcctatacttcgacaccttccggaggatgaatctattagagaaagacttgatgccttcaaccacggtcttccacggcatcgtcccgggcaaatcggcttatcccataggccgggtcaggctctcagtagcgtttggaaccacgcagaattacaggtcagagtctctggtcttcgaggtggtcaaactaaaaagcccttaccatgcgctgttcgggcgaccggcttacgctcgcttcatggcccgcccgtgctacgtctacctcaagctcaaaatgcatggtcctaaaggacccatcacgattgatggagatagaagaattgcaaaggagtgtgaggaaggatacgcggcctatgcggaagtcgcctgcgcggcggaagagctcaaaaaccatcgggccaatgttgacccggcagacatgtcaccgctcaagaagccgactacagattctgagtcgcccctcaaattcaaaccaacggatgacacaaagacagtcgacttcatccctggcgattcatccaagcagtttaccattggaacgggcctggaccccaaataggaaagcgcgctcatcgaattcatccgtgagaatcgggacatcttcgcatggaagccctctgacatgccgggtgtaccgagagaattcgctgagcaccatcttaatattgacccaaaatgcaaacccgtccaacaataccttcgcaggtttaacgaggagcgacggaaggcgattggagaggaagtcgcccgtcttttagccgcggggttcatcgtggaagtctttcaccccaaatggctagctaacccggtgttagtactcaagaagaatggcacgttccgtatgtgtattgactatacggacctcaacagagcttgtcccaaggatcctttcgctcttccccgcatcgaccaaatcatcgactcggtggcgggatgcgaacgattgtgctttttggacgcctattcaggttatcatcagatcaaaatggctgtggaagatcaggagaagaccgccttcataacccccttcggggccttttgctatgtgtccatgccgttcgggctcaagagcgcaggggcgacttaccaacgctgcatccagaattgtcttcacagccaaattggccgcaacgtccatgcctatgttgacgacattgtgatcaagacccgccgggaggagacacttttggaagaccttaaggaaacctttgataatttacgggtatatcagatgaagctaaatcctaccaagtgcgttttcggcgtacctgcgggaaaactactgggtttcttggtatcggagcgcggcatcgaggctaacccggacaaaattgaagcagttacttccctcggcaagccgacgaatgttaatcaagttcagcgattggcgggtcgtattgtggctctcagtcgtttcgtgagccgcctcggagaaaaggcgatccctctttatcaattgttgagaaagtccgaccgattcgtgtggacagaggaggctgacgaggcatttcaggccttgaaacatcaattggttaacccgccggtcctggcggccccgactgaaaaggagcctatgctcttgtatatcgccgcgaattccaaagcggtcagcgtggctgtggtcgtcgaaagaaaggaggaaggaaaggaacacccggtacaacgcccggtgtactttatcagtgaggtgttaactctttccaaacagcgatacccacattggcagaaactggtctatggggtgttcatggcgagtcaaaagcttaaacattatttccaggaacacccgatcaccgtggtcagttccgcgcccctcggcgacatcatccaaaaccgcgaggcaacagggcgaatcgccaaatgggcaatagaacttgggtcacatcacatacagtataccccccgcacggccatcaagtcccaggcactagttgatttcgtcaatgattggacggagcttcaggctccggaagatcggcctgaccttacctattggactatttattttgatggatctaggcagttggagggctcgggggcgggtgtggtgttgatatccccttaaggagataagttctgctacgtcctccggctcatgttcccttgtacaaataatgcagcagagtatgaggctctgcttcacggtttgcgactagcaaaagagatgaacctgacccgagtcagatgctttggggactcagatttggtggcgcaacaggtttcgggcacctgggactctcgagatcctatgatggcggcttacaggcgagctgtatctgacgtggcgggctattttcatgggtaccaggttgatcatgttgatcggcgactcaacgaagcagctgatgccctctcgcgactcggctcacagagaaaaccggtcccccctaatgttttcttggatgtcctgcataaaccgtccgtaactgtacccacggaggaggaattggcgataccagatcccgagtctcagcttgtggcggctctccatgtcgctccggattgggctcttccttatctagcttatcttgctcgtggcgagttacccactgacgaagttttggctcgccagattgttcggcgtagcaagtccatggtcatcattaatggcgagctatataaacgaagtgcttcaggggtctttcagcggtgcgtttcctctgaggaaggatgcataatcctaaatgacatccattctggagactgcggacatcacgccgggtcacgttctttggtatcaaaagcctttcgacacggtttcttctggttgacggctcatgcagatgcagaagatatagtacggcggtgtgaggggtgccaacgatatgggagacaggctcatgtgccggctcaagaattgaggatgatccccattacttggccttttgcggtctgggggctggacatggtcggtccttttaagatgtcctccaacaagaagactcacttattggtggcggttgataaattcactaaatggattgaggcggagcctgttgggacttgcgatgcggagactgcggtaaaatttctgaagaagctgattttccgttttggatatccacacagtatcatcacggacaatggtactaacttgtcccaaggagcgatgctggatttctgttgccgtgaacatatccggcttgatatctctgcagttgctcacccgcagtcaaacgggcaggccgagcgggcgaatcaggaagtcttgcgagggatcaaacctcggctcatagttcccctggaaagaactccaggatgttgggtggaggagttaccttcggtattatggagcatccggaccaccccgaatcggtccacggggttcacccctttctttttggtctatggagcagaagccgtcctccctaccgacataaggcatgattctcttagagtcgccgcatatgtggagcgagacaacgagctggcgcgtcaggactctttggatgccttggaagaggcac encodes:
- the LOC123409871 gene encoding zinc finger MYM-type protein 1-like isoform X2 yields the protein MKKSMDLKTLWDRASKKSKVASTSTPKPAPIIVESRSRNQGNPSPSDGLQVVPDDDKSGDDESIASNAKQLQAEAEALYLSHLTTSVHCLRFILQQGLPVHGHLENEGNAGNFLELVDWLAENIEGVKRVDLKDAPRSSELLDQKAQEQVINACAKETTRLIIEDLGDGYFSVLVYESRDVEQQEQLAICLRYVGTKGMAVERLLGIVGVEDTTPLTIKTTIQNLLTSHSLSFSRVRGLGYDAACAMKGYDNRLKKLIVDEAPSAYYVHCFAHQLQIRMLGVAQAEYIIETFELEETEAEYGLDRESLGTPCDTPRGSRYENVMHVISLYPAIWEILCMIGDEHSGIKSLRAQQVSYAFETFEFVFIAHLLQTIFEYTDDLCSALQKRDQDIVNAIDLVSVTKKRLQLLQEDGEWERFLQKVTSFCVKHDIELVDMHGLYDPVGRSPKFYEKATNLHYYHVDMFLDVIGSQLRELDGMFDEVNTELLICMAAFNPVNSFAAYDEEKLVKLANFYPEDFSQCELLHLPFQLSNFVDDLRLDERFREVKTLAELSIKLVETRKDRVYNIVYRLLRLALILPVGTASDERDLSSVNYVNNKAENKLSEQCANDCLVTCLERETFGQVKDDAIISRFRAVNNR
- the LOC123409871 gene encoding zinc finger MYM-type protein 1-like isoform X1, which gives rise to MKKSMDLKTLWDRASKKSKVASTSTPKPAPIIVESRSRNQGNPSPSDGLQVVPDDDKSGDDESIASNAKQLQAEAEALYLSHLTTSVHCLRFILQQGLPVHGHLENEGNAGNFLELVDWLAENIEGVKRVDLKDAPRSSELLDQKAQEQVINACAKETTRLIIEDLGDGYFSVLVYESRDVEQQEQLAICLRYVGTKGMAVERLLGIVGVEDTTPLTIKTTIQNLLTSHSLSFSRVRGLGYDAACAMKGYDNRLKKLIVDEAPSAYYVHCFAHQLQVNMVAVAKQNVHGGWFFYHLQYLMDFLVMCCEKIRMLGVAQAEYIIETFELEETEAEYGLDRESLGTPCDTPRGSRYENVMHVISLYPAIWEILCMIGDEHSGIKSLRAQQVSYAFETFEFVFIAHLLQTIFEYTDDLCSALQKRDQDIVNAIDLVSVTKKRLQLLQEDGEWERFLQKVTSFCVKHDIELVDMHGLYDPVGRSPKFYEKATNLHYYHVDMFLDVIGSQLRELDGMFDEVNTELLICMAAFNPVNSFAAYDEEKLVKLANFYPEDFSQCELLHLPFQLSNFVDDLRLDERFREVKTLAELSIKLVETRKDRVYNIVYRLLRLALILPVGTASDERDLSSVNYVNNKAENKLSEQCANDCLVTCLERETFGQVKDDAIISRFRAVNNR